A single Silvibacterium dinghuense DNA region contains:
- the pheS gene encoding phenylalanine--tRNA ligase subunit alpha, with the protein MSQHETGDQIPSLSGYSEAELDQAFAGVLREVETSAAALADSDAVEAFRLQWLGRKQGRLKAISDAWLAPAPVEAKKLIGQRFNVLKSAIEERLERAGKATHTNALEAERIDITLPGTQPRVGAEHPLIKTQNELLAIFARMGYSVGVGPEVETDYYNFESLNFPPGHPARDTQDTLVVANQDRKPLRDRLLMRTHTSPVQIHTMETQAPPVRIVIPGKVHRNDAADATHSPIFHQLEGLCVDTNITFADLKGTLDHAMKELFGSSVKTRFFPSFFPFTEPSADVQISCPFCGGKGCRKCKHSGWIELLGCGMVDPAVFGFVQQKQPAYDPKKISGFAFGMGIDRIAMMKYGISDIGLLYSGDLRFLEQFG; encoded by the coding sequence ATGTCTCAGCACGAAACCGGGGATCAGATCCCCTCCTTATCCGGCTACAGCGAGGCCGAACTGGATCAGGCCTTCGCGGGCGTTCTGCGCGAGGTCGAGACGTCGGCGGCTGCATTGGCCGACTCCGATGCGGTCGAGGCCTTCCGCCTCCAGTGGCTCGGCCGCAAGCAGGGCCGCCTCAAGGCCATCAGCGATGCCTGGCTGGCTCCGGCGCCTGTCGAGGCCAAGAAGCTGATCGGCCAGCGCTTCAATGTGCTCAAGTCGGCGATCGAAGAGCGCCTGGAGCGCGCCGGCAAGGCTACGCACACGAACGCGCTCGAGGCTGAGCGCATCGACATCACGCTGCCCGGCACCCAGCCGCGCGTGGGAGCCGAGCATCCGCTCATCAAGACGCAGAACGAGTTGCTGGCCATCTTCGCGCGCATGGGTTACTCGGTCGGCGTGGGCCCCGAGGTCGAGACCGATTACTACAACTTCGAGTCGCTGAATTTCCCGCCGGGACACCCGGCGCGTGACACCCAAGACACGCTGGTGGTTGCGAATCAGGACCGCAAGCCGCTGCGTGACCGCCTGCTGATGCGCACGCACACCTCGCCCGTACAGATCCACACCATGGAGACGCAGGCACCGCCGGTGCGCATCGTGATCCCGGGCAAGGTTCACCGCAATGACGCGGCCGACGCGACGCATTCACCCATCTTCCATCAGCTCGAAGGCCTGTGCGTGGACACGAACATCACCTTCGCCGACCTGAAGGGCACACTCGACCACGCCATGAAGGAGCTCTTCGGCTCGAGCGTGAAGACGCGCTTCTTCCCCTCGTTCTTCCCCTTCACCGAGCCCTCGGCGGACGTGCAGATTTCGTGCCCCTTCTGCGGCGGCAAGGGCTGCCGCAAGTGCAAGCACTCGGGCTGGATCGAGCTGCTCGGCTGCGGCATGGTCGATCCCGCGGTGTTTGGCTTCGTGCAGCAGAAGCAGCCCGCGTATGACCCGAAGAAGATCTCGGGCTTCGCCTTCGGTATGGGCATCGACCGCATCGCCATGATGAAGTACGGGATCAGTGACATTGGCCTGCTTTACTCGGGAGATCTGCGGTTTTTGGAGCAGTTTGGGTAG
- the hemL gene encoding glutamate-1-semialdehyde 2,1-aminomutase: MNHARSAALQQRAESLLPGGVDSPVRAFRAVGGHPPFVTRGQGAYLWDEDGNRYIDYFGSWGPMILGHAFPPAVEAIQAAATRSASFGASTAAEGDLAELVVKAFPSIEKLRFVSSGTEATMSAIRLARAFTGRKYIIKFEGCYHGHSDGLLVKAGSGVATFSIPGSAGVPDEIAHLTLALPFNDLDAVQKAFATYKDQIAAIIVEPVVGNAGTIPPGHGYLEALRALTTVEGALLIFDEVMTGFRLSLGGAQELYRIQPDLTTLGKIVGGGLPCAAFGGRAEIMNQLAPLGPVYQAGTLSGNPLAMAAGIATVGYLVKHRVEVYAQLESVTDTVANGVAAEASKAGIAMTTNRVGAMWTWFFTGSPVTDYASAAQSDTATFAVFHRAMMEQGIWLPCSQYEAAFLGIAHSIADAEATIAASRKAFASVAETLAAKAR, encoded by the coding sequence ATGAACCACGCCCGTTCCGCCGCCCTCCAGCAGCGCGCCGAGAGCCTTTTGCCCGGCGGCGTTGACTCGCCTGTCCGCGCCTTCCGCGCCGTCGGCGGCCATCCGCCTTTTGTCACCCGCGGCCAGGGTGCCTATCTCTGGGATGAGGACGGAAACCGCTACATCGACTACTTCGGCTCCTGGGGGCCGATGATCCTCGGCCATGCCTTTCCGCCCGCCGTCGAGGCCATCCAGGCCGCGGCCACGCGCTCGGCCAGCTTCGGCGCTTCGACCGCTGCCGAAGGCGATCTCGCCGAGCTGGTCGTGAAGGCTTTCCCTTCGATCGAGAAACTGCGCTTCGTGAGCTCAGGCACCGAGGCAACGATGTCGGCCATCCGCCTGGCGCGCGCCTTCACCGGCCGCAAGTACATCATCAAGTTCGAGGGCTGCTATCACGGCCACTCCGACGGCCTGCTGGTGAAGGCCGGCTCCGGCGTCGCCACCTTCAGCATCCCCGGCTCGGCCGGCGTACCCGATGAGATCGCGCACCTGACACTGGCGCTGCCTTTCAACGATCTCGACGCGGTACAAAAAGCATTCGCTACGTATAAGGATCAAATCGCAGCGATTATCGTCGAACCGGTGGTCGGCAACGCAGGCACCATTCCGCCCGGCCATGGCTACCTCGAAGCACTTCGCGCCCTGACAACCGTCGAGGGCGCACTGCTGATCTTCGACGAGGTCATGACCGGCTTCCGCCTCTCACTCGGCGGCGCGCAGGAGCTCTACCGCATCCAGCCCGATCTGACCACGCTCGGCAAGATTGTCGGCGGAGGCCTTCCCTGCGCGGCCTTCGGCGGACGCGCCGAGATCATGAATCAGCTCGCGCCGCTCGGCCCCGTCTATCAGGCCGGAACGCTCAGCGGCAATCCTCTGGCCATGGCGGCAGGCATTGCGACGGTCGGATATCTCGTAAAGCATCGTGTCGAGGTCTACGCGCAACTTGAATCTGTCACAGACACCGTTGCAAATGGTGTCGCGGCGGAAGCCTCGAAGGCTGGTATCGCAATGACCACGAATCGCGTGGGGGCGATGTGGACCTGGTTCTTCACCGGCTCACCGGTCACCGACTACGCAAGCGCGGCACAATCCGACACCGCAACCTTTGCCGTCTTCCATCGCGCCATGATGGAACAGGGCATCTGGCTTCCCTGCTCGCAATATGAGGCTGCCTTCCTCGGCATCGCCCACTCCATCGCGGATGCTGAAGCGACAATTGCAGCTTCGCGCAAAGCATTTGCATCGGTAGCAGAGACCCTGGCTGCCAAGGCACGCTGA
- a CDS encoding four helix bundle protein encodes MRVKQFRDFVVWQRGMELAREIYRLTRSFPKEEVFGLSSQMKRAAVSIPSNIAEGHGRSTDRAFAVFLGHARGSLFELETQTELAESLGFLSKDDEKKVLSLCGEIGRMLHGLLNSMKEETRKQG; translated from the coding sequence ATGCGCGTAAAGCAATTTCGCGATTTTGTCGTCTGGCAGCGTGGGATGGAGCTTGCCAGGGAAATTTACCGGCTGACGCGGAGCTTTCCGAAGGAAGAAGTATTCGGGCTGAGCAGTCAGATGAAACGGGCGGCAGTCTCAATCCCCAGCAATATCGCGGAAGGGCATGGTCGCTCAACGGATCGAGCTTTCGCAGTGTTTCTGGGACATGCACGGGGCTCGCTTTTTGAGCTGGAAACACAGACGGAGCTTGCGGAAAGCCTGGGCTTCCTGTCGAAGGACGATGAGAAAAAAGTGCTGTCGTTGTGCGGAGAGATCGGCCGAATGCTTCACGGACTATTGAATTCGATGAAAGAGGAAACACGAAAGCAGGGGTAA
- a CDS encoding gamma carbonic anhydrase family protein codes for MIRTYQGHTPVIPDSCYVDASAQILGDVVLGEHASVWMNAVLRGDVHSIRLGAHSNVQDCAVLHGMRHLYPVIVGEYVTIGHNATVHGCVIEDACLIGMGATIMNNAHIGEGSIVAAGALIPENMKVPPRALVAGVPGKVRRELTSDDREMILKYARNYLDYTKIYLEEQKNWR; via the coding sequence ATGATCCGTACCTACCAGGGCCACACGCCCGTCATTCCCGATAGCTGCTATGTCGACGCCTCTGCGCAGATTCTCGGCGACGTGGTGCTTGGCGAGCACGCAAGCGTCTGGATGAACGCCGTCCTCCGCGGCGACGTGCACTCCATCCGCCTGGGCGCGCACTCGAACGTGCAGGACTGCGCCGTGCTGCACGGCATGCGGCACCTGTACCCGGTCATCGTCGGCGAATACGTCACCATCGGCCACAACGCCACGGTGCACGGCTGCGTCATCGAGGATGCCTGCCTCATCGGCATGGGGGCGACCATCATGAACAACGCCCACATCGGCGAGGGCTCGATCGTCGCCGCCGGCGCGCTCATTCCCGAAAACATGAAGGTGCCGCCGCGAGCGCTGGTGGCCGGCGTGCCCGGCAAGGTGCGCCGCGAGCTCACCTCCGACGACCGCGAGATGATCCTCAAGTACGCGCGCAATTACCTCGACTACACAAAGATCTACCTGGAAGAACAAAAGAACTGGCGGTAG